Proteins from one Gibbsiella quercinecans genomic window:
- a CDS encoding cobalamin-independent methionine synthase II family protein: protein MMYKVEQIGSLLRPEWLKEARIRFDAGEISAAEFKSIEDRAVREAVAVQEAAGMDVVTDGEQRRSMFFSWFFDALSGFDLTASSNFPGLEWRGLKGAAQSTNAKTPVVPVVTRKLARKKAVSVEEFTFLRAITDRPKKITLPSPLLAWSFWSSSHSAAAYPDIFDLFHDVARLLREEIEELRALGCEYVQIDAPELAILIDPSLREGVKAQTGIDTERLLKEGIACINEVVDGLEGIKTCLHICRGNNAGQFYAEGGYESIAEALFKGARSFDLYSLEYDDPRSGNFEPLALVPKGKGVILGLISTKRPDIEAKDLLKARIDEATRFIPLERIGISPQCGFASTWEGNPLTTADQAKKLQLVREVAEEVLQAPSSESSPD from the coding sequence ATGATGTACAAAGTAGAACAGATTGGCTCTTTGCTCCGGCCTGAATGGTTGAAAGAGGCACGCATCCGCTTCGACGCGGGCGAAATCTCAGCGGCGGAGTTCAAGAGTATCGAGGATCGTGCCGTGCGTGAGGCCGTCGCAGTTCAGGAAGCTGCCGGTATGGATGTCGTTACCGACGGCGAGCAGCGTCGGTCGATGTTCTTCTCTTGGTTTTTTGATGCGCTATCGGGATTTGATCTTACTGCATCGTCCAATTTTCCGGGCCTGGAATGGCGTGGCCTGAAGGGGGCGGCGCAGAGCACCAATGCGAAAACGCCCGTTGTGCCGGTAGTTACCCGTAAACTCGCGCGCAAGAAGGCCGTATCGGTTGAAGAGTTCACCTTTCTTCGTGCTATCACTGACCGGCCCAAGAAGATCACGCTGCCCTCGCCACTTCTCGCATGGTCGTTCTGGTCCTCGTCTCATTCAGCGGCGGCCTATCCCGATATATTCGATCTTTTTCATGACGTGGCCAGGCTGCTCCGGGAAGAAATTGAAGAGTTACGTGCTCTCGGTTGTGAATATGTGCAGATCGACGCACCGGAACTGGCGATCCTCATCGATCCTTCATTAAGGGAAGGGGTGAAGGCTCAGACGGGGATTGATACTGAGCGCTTACTCAAAGAGGGGATTGCCTGCATCAACGAGGTCGTCGACGGTCTGGAAGGGATAAAAACCTGCTTGCATATCTGCCGTGGCAACAATGCAGGGCAGTTCTATGCCGAAGGCGGTTATGAGAGCATCGCCGAGGCGCTGTTCAAAGGCGCGCGCAGTTTCGATCTTTATTCTCTGGAATACGACGATCCTCGTTCGGGAAACTTTGAACCCCTGGCGTTGGTTCCCAAGGGCAAAGGGGTTATCCTTGGGTTAATCTCTACCAAGCGGCCGGATATTGAAGCAAAAGACCTGCTTAAGGCGCGAATTGACGAGGCGACCCGTTTTATACCGCTCGAACGCATCGGCATTTCTCCTCAGTGCGGCTTTGCTTCTACCTGGGAAGGCAATCCGTTGACCACTGCAGATCAGGCCAAAAAGCTACAGCTGGTACGTGAGGTGGCGGAAGAGGTGCTGCAGGCACCTTCGAGTGAGTCCTCCCCAGACTGA
- the guaA gene encoding glutamine-hydrolyzing GMP synthase, with the protein MTKNIHKHRILILDFGSQYTQLVARRVREIGVYCELWAWDVSEEQIRAFNPSGIILSGGPESTTEENSPRAPEYVFTAGVPVLGVCYGMQTMAMQLGGHVQGSNEREFGYAQVEVKTNSALVQGIEDALSAAGNPLLDVWMSHGDKVTAIPQGFETVASTDTCPFAIMANEEKRFYGVQFHPEVTHTRQGQRLLERFVLDICGCEALWTPATIIEDAVARIREQVGEDHVILGLSGGVDSSVTAMLLHRAIGKRLTCVFVDNGLLRLNEADQVLEMFGDHFGLNIVHVPAEDRFLSALAGVDEPEAKRKIIGRVFVEVFDEEACKQDEVKWLAQGTIYPDVIESAASATGKAHVIKSHHNVGGLPKEMKLGLVEPLKELFKDEVRKIGLELGLPYDMLYRHPFPGPGLGVRVLGEVKKAYCDLLRRADAIFIEELHKADLYNKVSQAFTVFLPVRSVGVMGDGRKYDWVVSLRAVETIDFMTAHWAHLPYEFLGRVSNRIINEIDGISRVVYDISGKPPATIEWE; encoded by the coding sequence ATGACAAAAAACATCCATAAGCATCGCATTCTTATTCTGGACTTCGGTTCGCAATACACGCAGCTGGTTGCTCGCCGTGTGCGTGAAATCGGCGTTTACTGTGAACTCTGGGCCTGGGACGTTAGCGAAGAGCAAATTCGCGCCTTCAACCCAAGCGGCATCATCCTTTCCGGCGGCCCGGAAAGCACCACGGAAGAAAACAGCCCGCGCGCGCCTGAATACGTGTTCACCGCAGGGGTGCCGGTGCTGGGTGTCTGCTACGGTATGCAGACCATGGCGATGCAACTGGGCGGTCATGTGCAGGGCTCGAATGAGCGCGAATTTGGCTATGCGCAGGTAGAGGTGAAGACCAACAGCGCGCTGGTGCAAGGTATCGAAGATGCCCTGAGCGCCGCCGGTAACCCGCTGCTGGACGTGTGGATGAGCCATGGCGATAAAGTCACCGCCATCCCGCAAGGTTTTGAGACCGTTGCCAGCACCGATACCTGCCCGTTCGCCATTATGGCTAACGAAGAAAAACGCTTTTACGGCGTGCAGTTCCACCCGGAAGTGACCCATACCCGCCAGGGCCAGCGCCTGCTGGAACGCTTTGTGCTGGATATCTGCGGCTGTGAAGCGCTGTGGACCCCGGCGACGATTATTGAAGACGCGGTAGCGCGCATTCGTGAACAGGTGGGTGAAGATCACGTGATCCTCGGCCTGTCTGGTGGCGTGGATTCTTCCGTTACCGCCATGCTGCTGCACCGTGCGATCGGCAAACGCCTGACCTGCGTATTCGTGGATAACGGCCTGCTGCGCCTGAACGAAGCCGATCAGGTGTTGGAGATGTTTGGCGATCACTTCGGGTTGAACATCGTGCACGTGCCGGCGGAAGATCGCTTCCTGAGCGCGCTGGCCGGCGTGGATGAACCTGAAGCCAAACGCAAAATCATTGGCCGCGTGTTTGTTGAAGTGTTTGACGAAGAAGCCTGCAAGCAGGATGAAGTGAAATGGCTGGCGCAGGGCACCATTTACCCGGACGTTATCGAATCCGCCGCTTCCGCCACCGGCAAAGCGCACGTGATCAAATCGCACCACAACGTGGGCGGCCTGCCGAAAGAAATGAAGCTGGGCCTGGTTGAACCGCTGAAAGAGCTGTTCAAGGATGAGGTGCGTAAAATCGGCCTGGAGCTGGGCCTGCCGTACGACATGCTGTATCGCCACCCGTTCCCTGGCCCAGGCCTTGGCGTGCGTGTGCTGGGCGAAGTGAAGAAAGCGTATTGCGATCTGCTGCGCCGCGCCGATGCCATCTTTATTGAAGAACTGCACAAGGCCGATTTGTACAACAAAGTCAGCCAGGCGTTCACCGTGTTCCTGCCGGTGCGTTCCGTCGGCGTGATGGGCGACGGCCGAAAATACGACTGGGTGGTTTCACTGCGCGCGGTGGAAACTATTGATTTCATGACTGCACACTGGGCGCACCTGCCGTATGAGTTCCTCGGCCGAGTATCCAACCGCATAATTAATGAAATTGATGGCATTTCGCGGGTGGTGTATGACATCAGCGGCAAGCCACCGGCGACGATCGAGTGGGAGTGA
- a CDS encoding helix-turn-helix domain-containing protein, producing the protein MENAKNITIRFGQRVKTLRLQAGLSQEAFADKCGLDRTYISGIERGVRNPTLEVIGVIANGLGIELAALFKFQ; encoded by the coding sequence ATGGAAAATGCAAAAAACATCACCATCCGTTTTGGACAACGCGTAAAAACACTTCGCTTACAGGCCGGACTCTCCCAAGAGGCTTTCGCCGATAAGTGCGGCTTGGATCGCACTTATATCAGTGGGATTGAGCGAGGCGTTAGAAATCCCACCCTAGAAGTGATTGGGGTTATTGCTAATGGGTTGGGGATTGAATTGGCTGCATTATTCAAATTTCAGTAA
- the xseA gene encoding exodeoxyribonuclease VII large subunit — protein sequence MSLPTSPPIFTVSRLNQTVRQLLEMEMGQIWLSAEISNFTQPASGHWYFTLKDDRAQVRCAMFRNSNRRTTFRPQNGQQVLVRANITLYEPRGDYQLIAESMQPAGDGLLQQQFEQLKQKLAAEGLFAQQAKQPLPSPAKCVGVITSASGAALHDILQVLQRRDPSLPVIIYPTAVQGAEAPMQIVNAIATANRRAECDVLIVGRGGGSLEDLWSFNDERVARAIFASQIPIVSAVGHETDVTIADFVGDLRAPTPSAAAELVSRNQLELVRQLQSQQQRLEMAMDYYLVQRQQHFTRINHRLQQQHPHLRLARQQTLLLKLQRRLEDGMQLQLRGAGRRNERAQHRLAQAQPLGRIHRGQQRLQQQEYRLQQALERQLNGYRQRFGVACSQLEAVSPLATLARGYSVTQTPAGTLLKTTQQAQVGELLTTRLQDGWVESEVKTITVAKKPRKKRAEK from the coding sequence ATGTCGCTACCTACCTCACCGCCCATTTTTACCGTAAGCCGCCTGAACCAGACGGTTCGTCAACTGTTGGAAATGGAGATGGGGCAGATTTGGCTTTCCGCCGAGATCTCCAACTTTACCCAGCCGGCCTCCGGCCACTGGTATTTCACGCTGAAAGACGACCGCGCCCAGGTGCGCTGCGCGATGTTTCGCAACAGCAACCGCCGCACCACCTTCCGCCCGCAAAACGGCCAACAGGTGCTGGTGCGCGCCAATATCACCTTGTATGAACCGCGCGGCGACTATCAGCTGATTGCCGAGAGCATGCAGCCGGCCGGCGACGGCCTGTTGCAACAGCAATTTGAACAGCTCAAGCAAAAGCTGGCCGCGGAAGGGCTATTCGCCCAGCAGGCGAAGCAACCGCTGCCCAGCCCGGCGAAATGCGTGGGGGTGATCACCTCCGCCAGCGGCGCGGCACTGCACGATATCCTGCAAGTATTGCAACGGCGCGATCCTTCGCTGCCGGTCATCATCTACCCCACTGCGGTGCAGGGCGCAGAAGCGCCGATGCAAATCGTTAATGCGATAGCCACCGCCAACCGCCGTGCGGAATGCGATGTCCTAATCGTTGGGCGCGGCGGCGGTTCGCTGGAGGATCTGTGGAGCTTTAACGATGAGCGGGTGGCGCGCGCTATCTTTGCCAGCCAGATCCCGATCGTCAGCGCCGTCGGCCATGAAACAGACGTCACCATCGCCGATTTTGTCGGCGATCTGCGGGCGCCAACCCCTTCCGCCGCCGCCGAACTGGTCAGCCGCAACCAGCTTGAGCTGGTGCGCCAGTTGCAATCGCAGCAGCAGAGGCTGGAAATGGCGATGGACTACTATCTGGTGCAGCGCCAACAGCACTTTACCCGTATCAACCATCGCTTGCAGCAACAGCACCCACACCTGCGGCTGGCACGCCAGCAAACGCTGCTGCTCAAACTGCAGCGCCGGTTGGAAGATGGTATGCAGTTGCAACTGCGCGGCGCCGGCCGCCGCAACGAGCGAGCCCAACATCGGCTGGCCCAGGCGCAGCCGCTGGGGCGTATCCATCGCGGCCAGCAGCGCCTGCAGCAACAGGAATATCGCCTGCAGCAAGCGCTTGAGCGCCAGCTAAACGGCTACCGGCAGCGTTTTGGCGTAGCCTGCAGCCAGCTAGAGGCCGTCAGCCCGTTGGCCACGCTGGCGCGCGGCTACAGCGTGACGCAAACGCCGGCCGGCACCTTACTGAAAACCACCCAACAAGCCCAGGTTGGCGAACTGCTGACCACGCGCCTGCAGGATGGCTGGGTTGAAAGCGAAGTGAAAACCATCACGGTGGCGAAAAAGCCCCGCAAGAAACGCGCGGAAAAGTAG
- a CDS encoding tyrosine-type recombinase/integrase — translation MLTDTRLKSLKPKERLYKVADRDGMYVAVLPSGTVSFRYDYRINGRRETLAIGKYGPITLSEARERLREAKRLIEQGISPSIEKQRQKQQAKSTYFGDWLTRWFDDANYKDSTRRMIQGIIKRDVAPKFGKKLLSEITPDILRNHCDKVKNRGASASAVKTRDIVGGVFTYAKARGVKCDNPAEHVPPSTIATFVPRDRALSKKEIGLFFNTLKNAQTSHALKVALKIILLTLVRKNSIVNATWDEIDFVNAEWTIPAEKMKASRRGAGRPHVVYLSRQVLDLFMQLHILAAGSSFVLPSFGQSQHGTIALSSLNRAANHAIQLAQKQGLPLEDFTIHDMRRTASTHLHEAGYNSDWIEKALAHEQRGVRAVYNKAEYAEQRRKMLQDWADMVDGWVGSL, via the coding sequence ATGTTGACGGATACCCGGTTGAAATCGCTGAAACCTAAAGAACGGCTTTACAAGGTTGCCGATCGCGATGGGATGTATGTGGCGGTGTTGCCTTCGGGAACCGTTTCGTTCCGCTACGATTATCGTATCAACGGTAGACGAGAAACGCTGGCGATAGGCAAATACGGCCCGATCACGCTATCAGAAGCCAGAGAGCGGTTACGGGAGGCCAAACGGCTAATCGAACAAGGCATTTCTCCGTCTATTGAAAAACAACGCCAGAAACAGCAGGCCAAATCCACCTATTTCGGCGACTGGCTGACGCGTTGGTTTGACGATGCTAACTACAAAGACAGTACGCGCCGCATGATACAGGGCATCATCAAACGCGACGTTGCGCCGAAGTTCGGCAAAAAGCTATTAAGCGAGATCACGCCCGATATACTGCGCAACCACTGCGACAAGGTAAAGAACCGGGGAGCATCTGCATCGGCGGTGAAAACGCGCGATATCGTCGGCGGCGTATTTACCTACGCCAAAGCGCGCGGCGTGAAATGCGACAATCCGGCGGAGCATGTGCCGCCGTCCACTATCGCTACCTTTGTTCCGCGGGACAGGGCGCTATCCAAAAAAGAGATCGGCCTGTTTTTTAACACCTTAAAAAACGCGCAAACTTCTCATGCGCTGAAAGTTGCTCTCAAGATCATTCTGCTGACGCTGGTTAGAAAAAATTCCATCGTTAACGCTACGTGGGATGAGATCGATTTTGTGAATGCCGAATGGACTATTCCGGCGGAGAAAATGAAAGCCAGCCGCCGTGGCGCGGGGCGTCCGCATGTGGTCTATCTCTCCCGGCAGGTGTTGGATCTTTTTATGCAGTTACATATTCTGGCCGCGGGATCATCGTTTGTGTTACCGAGTTTCGGCCAGTCTCAACATGGCACTATCGCATTAAGCTCGCTCAACCGTGCTGCGAATCACGCTATCCAACTGGCGCAAAAGCAGGGTCTACCGTTAGAGGATTTCACCATCCACGATATGCGCCGCACCGCCTCCACACATCTGCATGAAGCCGGGTATAACTCGGACTGGATTGAAAAAGCTCTTGCCCACGAACAGCGCGGCGTTCGGGCGGTTTACAACAAGGCGGAATACGCCGAGCAACGCCGGAAGATGTTGCAGGATTGGGCGGATATGGTTGATGGGTGGGTTGGGAGTCTGTAA
- the guaB gene encoding IMP dehydrogenase — MLRIAKEALTFDDVLLVPAHSTVLPNTAELGTQLTKNIRLNIPMLSAAMDTVTESALAIALAQEGGLGFIHKNMSIERQAEEVMRVKKHESGVVTDPQTVTPNTTLQEVKELTARNGFAGYPVVTDDNELVGIITGRDVRFVTDLSKPVSAVMTPKERLVTVKDAEAREVVLHKMHEKRVEKALVVDDSFHLLGMITVKDFQKAERKPNACKDDQGRLRVGAAVGAGAGNEERIDALVAAGVDVLLIDSSHGHSEGVLQRIRETRAKYPNLEIVGGNVATAAGAKALADAGVSAVKVGIGPGSICTTRIVTGVGVPQITAIADAVDALEGTGIPVIADGGIRFSGDIAKAIAAGASCVMVGSMLAGTEESPGEIELYQGRSFKSYRGMGSLGAMSKGSSDRYFQTDNAADKLVPEGIEGRVAYKGMLKAIVHQQMGGLRSCMGLTGCATIDELRTKAEFVRISGAGIQESHVHDVTITKESPNYRMG; from the coding sequence ATGCTACGTATCGCTAAAGAAGCTCTAACGTTTGATGACGTTCTCTTGGTTCCAGCCCATTCTACCGTTCTGCCTAACACCGCAGAATTGGGCACGCAACTGACCAAAAACATCCGCCTGAATATTCCAATGCTGTCTGCAGCAATGGACACCGTAACCGAATCCGCCCTGGCTATTGCGTTGGCGCAGGAAGGCGGTTTGGGCTTCATCCACAAAAATATGTCCATTGAGCGCCAGGCTGAAGAAGTCATGCGCGTGAAAAAACACGAAAGCGGCGTGGTCACCGATCCACAAACCGTTACCCCGAACACCACCCTGCAGGAAGTCAAAGAGTTGACCGCGCGTAACGGCTTTGCCGGCTACCCGGTGGTCACCGATGATAACGAACTGGTGGGGATTATTACCGGCCGTGACGTGCGCTTCGTGACCGATCTCTCCAAGCCTGTTAGCGCGGTGATGACGCCGAAAGAGCGCCTGGTTACCGTGAAAGACGCTGAAGCACGCGAAGTTGTGCTGCACAAAATGCACGAAAAACGCGTTGAGAAAGCGCTGGTGGTGGACGATAGCTTCCACCTGCTGGGCATGATCACCGTGAAAGATTTCCAGAAAGCCGAACGCAAGCCTAACGCCTGTAAAGACGACCAGGGCCGCCTGCGCGTTGGCGCTGCCGTTGGCGCCGGCGCTGGCAATGAAGAGCGTATTGACGCGCTGGTTGCCGCTGGTGTGGACGTGCTGCTGATCGACTCCTCTCACGGCCACTCCGAAGGCGTGCTGCAGCGCATTCGTGAAACCCGCGCCAAATATCCGAATCTGGAAATCGTCGGCGGCAACGTTGCCACCGCCGCAGGCGCCAAAGCGCTGGCGGATGCTGGTGTGAGCGCAGTGAAAGTGGGTATCGGCCCTGGCTCTATCTGTACTACCCGCATCGTAACCGGCGTTGGCGTACCGCAGATTACCGCTATCGCCGACGCCGTTGACGCGCTGGAAGGCACCGGTATCCCGGTTATCGCCGACGGCGGTATCCGTTTCTCCGGTGATATCGCCAAGGCCATCGCCGCTGGCGCATCCTGTGTGATGGTAGGCTCCATGCTGGCCGGTACTGAAGAATCCCCGGGCGAAATCGAACTGTACCAGGGCCGCTCTTTCAAATCTTACCGTGGCATGGGCTCACTGGGCGCGATGTCCAAAGGCTCTTCCGACCGTTATTTCCAAACTGATAACGCGGCGGACAAACTGGTGCCGGAAGGGATCGAAGGCCGTGTGGCTTACAAAGGCATGCTGAAAGCCATTGTGCACCAGCAGATGGGCGGTTTGCGCTCCTGCATGGGCCTGACCGGCTGCGCGACCATTGATGAATTGCGCACCAAGGCCGAGTTTGTGCGCATCAGCGGTGCCGGTATCCAGGAAAGCCATGTGCACGATGTGACCATCACCAAAGAGTCACCAAACTACCGTATGGGTTGA
- a CDS encoding zinc ribbon domain-containing protein — MEALCPQCGQPMRWVNGHYHCEGCNSSYQQFAHCPDCGQPLQALKACGAVDYLCQNGHGLISKKRVLFSYQPL; from the coding sequence ATGGAAGCGCTTTGCCCACAGTGTGGCCAGCCGATGCGCTGGGTGAATGGTCACTATCATTGCGAGGGCTGCAACAGCAGCTACCAGCAGTTTGCCCACTGCCCGGACTGCGGCCAGCCGTTACAAGCGCTGAAGGCCTGCGGCGCGGTGGACTATCTGTGCCAGAACGGCCATGGGTTGATCTCGAAAAAGCGGGTGCTGTTCAGCTATCAACCGCTGTAA
- a CDS encoding helix-turn-helix domain-containing protein, whose amino-acid sequence MKTSDSIKVLLGQRVKALRLQAGLSQEAFAEKCGLDRTYISGIERGIRNPTLEVLNIIAIGLHTDLTTLFAFHDPA is encoded by the coding sequence ATGAAAACATCCGACTCGATCAAAGTCCTGCTTGGACAACGTGTTAAAGCACTCAGATTGCAGGCAGGCCTATCTCAGGAAGCCTTTGCGGAAAAGTGCGGGCTGGATCGTACTTATATCAGCGGCATTGAACGTGGGATCAGAAACCCAACACTGGAAGTGCTCAACATCATCGCAATTGGGTTACATACCGATCTAACCACGCTGTTTGCATTTCACGATCCTGCCTGA
- a CDS encoding DEAD/DEAH box helicase family protein yields the protein MNREKAFEKFKEVQERYIARKDTLFEANEAESRLLVIDEILNILGWNKEEFTPEAYCRTAGYADYILSMERTPRLVVEAKKIGATFGLPKSTLTLNEYSVAYLKKAFNKKISEVIDQAQRYCVEKAVQYALITNGAEWFVCPMLPKAGKTTDSMKGVYFGNIFGGEFSFDLMYNLISRDSTEKNNLDSYLSELNHVPSEVCYMLKDHVHDFIWDSNKDNQWIDDFYENFFSQITENNQRKMLEHCFVSDSKLDQFKGEIKRALKDSKPSFLPNDALDLSPSEGKEFILEHHTGKVIIITGAVGCGKTTLVTKCLVEARQQMNIYATPIIIDLINDVSKHNIDVKNVVFTYLHDKIKSEYESEFTLDELRITFAHEIKVLKNGPYKDIFSKNPEIFMVKEAELLEQESFNRQSLVLKIFKKRVKENKSVIIVIDNVDRASESFQEEIYALSHLITQASGATVIITLREFTFFKNKDKGFLDVRPEDKIIHLKSPDFNKLISTRIKYIKEYLGEDFRIKDWRKKYQLQDFLSKMNFYADVLRKNLQLSSEGMPILEILSSVSWHNIRNFYQLIKHVHYQLGNESAWRKKDVISTLTYHPDHTEKAYIPNVYLPYQNVNQCYFLKLRILYFLNDAVSPGEIAKGISLERIIRFASLYGYKKDWISKAIEGSVKERIIECIELPSDSDFNTEYTVSSAHTFRISPLGTCLILDICHTSIYLSLTSLYLPFHEKKPYNEAKQELTRLIDAIYNDKSINTNHEIINLVEESQMPILISRYLSSEYEREKLTLSLLRTQTDVLLTEKSINRLVASFSRNIGNNHEFTTSREKNDHGNLSFDFDDGIETTSASGEERDIPPSFKPLSLENAMSCGSEYIPLIFVALAIRSYLGFETSIGAQITETINDHIVNDDNKKYTNNVSRALRSNSLIKQKWLLIRTDLHPKFRKFSLSTTWQSEWIEMFGEEPPEIEI from the coding sequence ATGAACAGAGAAAAGGCATTCGAAAAATTTAAGGAAGTTCAGGAACGGTATATCGCTCGAAAGGATACTCTTTTTGAAGCAAATGAAGCTGAAAGTCGCTTACTGGTGATAGATGAGATCCTAAACATACTGGGCTGGAATAAAGAAGAATTTACGCCGGAAGCGTATTGCAGAACAGCGGGGTATGCCGATTATATACTGAGTATGGAAAGAACGCCTCGCCTTGTTGTTGAAGCCAAAAAAATCGGCGCGACCTTCGGCCTTCCAAAAAGCACCTTAACCTTGAACGAATACTCTGTCGCCTATCTCAAAAAAGCATTCAATAAGAAAATTTCTGAGGTTATCGATCAGGCACAAAGATACTGTGTCGAAAAAGCGGTTCAATATGCATTGATCACAAATGGTGCAGAGTGGTTTGTTTGCCCCATGCTGCCAAAAGCCGGTAAAACAACTGACTCGATGAAAGGCGTTTATTTTGGGAATATCTTTGGAGGTGAGTTTTCGTTTGATCTCATGTACAACCTCATATCTAGGGACAGCACAGAAAAGAATAATCTGGACAGCTACCTTTCAGAACTGAATCATGTACCGTCAGAAGTGTGTTACATGCTAAAAGATCATGTTCATGATTTCATTTGGGATAGTAATAAAGACAACCAATGGATAGATGACTTTTATGAAAACTTTTTCTCCCAAATAACAGAGAACAATCAGCGAAAAATGCTGGAACACTGCTTTGTCAGTGACTCTAAGTTAGATCAGTTTAAAGGAGAAATAAAAAGAGCGTTAAAAGATTCAAAACCCAGCTTTCTTCCGAATGATGCGTTAGATCTCTCACCTTCTGAAGGTAAAGAATTCATCCTAGAGCACCATACTGGTAAAGTTATCATCATTACTGGTGCCGTTGGATGTGGGAAGACCACTCTGGTGACTAAATGTTTAGTAGAAGCCAGACAGCAAATGAATATATATGCAACCCCAATCATCATAGATTTAATCAATGACGTTTCAAAGCATAACATTGATGTAAAAAACGTCGTATTTACTTATCTGCATGACAAGATAAAAAGCGAGTATGAAAGTGAGTTTACATTAGATGAGCTGCGCATCACATTTGCGCATGAAATTAAAGTATTAAAAAACGGCCCCTACAAGGATATCTTTTCTAAGAACCCAGAAATTTTTATGGTCAAAGAAGCTGAACTGCTGGAGCAGGAAAGCTTCAACCGGCAGAGTCTAGTATTGAAAATATTCAAAAAGCGTGTCAAAGAGAACAAGTCCGTTATTATTGTGATCGATAATGTCGACCGAGCTTCTGAATCGTTTCAAGAGGAAATTTATGCTTTATCTCATTTAATAACCCAAGCATCGGGTGCAACAGTCATCATCACACTTAGGGAGTTCACCTTCTTTAAGAATAAAGACAAAGGCTTTCTGGACGTTAGGCCAGAAGACAAGATCATTCACCTCAAATCACCGGACTTTAACAAACTGATTTCGACCAGGATAAAGTACATTAAAGAATATCTGGGTGAGGACTTTAGGATTAAAGACTGGAGAAAAAAATATCAGCTTCAAGATTTCTTGAGCAAAATGAATTTCTACGCTGATGTGCTGAGAAAAAACCTTCAACTGTCGAGTGAGGGCATGCCCATCCTGGAAATATTATCTTCTGTGTCTTGGCATAATATCCGAAACTTTTATCAATTGATTAAACACGTACACTACCAATTGGGAAATGAGTCAGCGTGGCGTAAAAAGGATGTCATCTCCACACTCACCTATCATCCCGATCACACGGAAAAAGCATACATACCGAATGTTTACCTGCCCTATCAGAACGTAAACCAATGCTACTTCCTGAAGTTAAGAATACTCTATTTTCTGAATGACGCCGTTTCCCCCGGAGAAATTGCAAAAGGAATTAGCCTTGAACGGATAATCCGGTTCGCATCGCTTTACGGTTATAAAAAAGACTGGATCAGCAAAGCAATTGAAGGTTCGGTTAAAGAAAGGATTATTGAATGTATTGAGCTACCCTCTGACAGCGACTTCAACACAGAATACACCGTTAGCTCAGCCCATACATTTCGTATATCACCTTTAGGCACTTGTTTGATACTCGATATCTGCCACACATCAATTTACCTGTCTTTGACATCTCTTTATTTGCCTTTCCATGAAAAAAAGCCCTATAACGAAGCAAAACAGGAACTCACCAGACTGATCGATGCAATTTATAATGATAAAAGTATTAACACCAATCATGAGATTATTAATCTGGTCGAAGAAAGTCAGATGCCAATTCTGATATCAAGATATCTTTCATCAGAGTATGAAAGAGAAAAACTGACTTTATCATTACTGAGAACTCAGACAGACGTACTCTTAACGGAAAAAAGCATAAACCGCCTGGTGGCATCGTTCAGTCGTAACATAGGGAATAACCACGAGTTTACCACTAGCCGTGAGAAAAACGATCACGGTAATTTATCTTTCGATTTCGACGATGGAATTGAAACAACCAGTGCATCCGGTGAAGAGAGAGACATCCCCCCTTCATTCAAACCCTTATCTCTTGAAAATGCCATGTCCTGTGGAAGCGAGTATATCCCTCTCATTTTTGTCGCTCTGGCGATACGATCCTATCTTGGGTTTGAGACCAGCATTGGCGCTCAGATCACAGAAACAATTAACGATCACATAGTAAATGACGACAATAAAAAATATACAAATAATGTTTCACGTGCGCTGCGTTCTAACTCTCTAATCAAACAGAAATGGTTGCTGATCAGGACGGATTTGCATCCTAAGTTCAGGAAATTTTCACTGAGCACCACCTGGCAGTCAGAATGGATTGAAATGTTCGGTGAAGAACCGCCAGAAATCGAAATTTGA
- a CDS encoding helix-turn-helix domain-containing protein codes for MEQHDWHPADIIAGLRKRGTTLAAISREAGLASSTLANALTRHWPKGERLIAEALNKLPEEIWPSRYQNIRRRQSGAGESD; via the coding sequence ATGGAGCAACATGACTGGCATCCGGCGGATATCATTGCGGGTTTAAGGAAGAGGGGAACAACACTGGCGGCGATTTCCAGAGAAGCGGGGCTGGCGTCGTCCACGCTGGCAAATGCGTTGACGCGTCACTGGCCGAAAGGCGAGCGCCTGATCGCCGAGGCGCTAAATAAACTCCCCGAAGAGATCTGGCCGTCGCGCTATCAAAACATCAGACGAAGGCAAAGTGGGGCAGGGGAGTCGGATTGA